A window from Streptomyces sp. SAI-127 encodes these proteins:
- a CDS encoding VOC family protein produces MDFVSIRIITSDVARLVEFYERATGVRATWATEDFAELNTAGATLAIAGTRTVPLFAPGSARPADNHSVITEFLVDDVDRVHQNLTGFVTDFVTEPTMMPWGNRSLLFRDPDGNLVNFFTPVTPAAIEKFAR; encoded by the coding sequence ATGGACTTCGTCTCGATTCGCATCATCACCAGCGACGTAGCGCGCCTCGTCGAGTTCTATGAGCGAGCCACAGGGGTGCGGGCGACGTGGGCCACCGAAGACTTCGCCGAACTCAACACCGCGGGCGCCACCCTCGCGATCGCCGGCACCCGCACCGTCCCGCTGTTCGCCCCGGGCTCTGCCCGCCCGGCGGACAACCACAGCGTGATCACCGAGTTCCTCGTCGACGACGTGGACCGCGTGCACCAGAACCTGACCGGCTTCGTCACTGACTTCGTCACCGAGCCCACCATGATGCCCTGGGGCAACCGGTCGCTGCTGTTCCGTGACCCCGACGGCAACCTCGTCAACTTCTTCACCCCCGTCACCCCAGCGGCCATCGAAAAGTTCGCACGCTGA
- a CDS encoding YafY family protein translates to MPRPTARVLTLLELLQSGGTRTVAELADRLGVEGRTVRRYVDQLIDLDVPVESVRGRYGGYRLAPGYRLPPLMLSDDEALAVLLGLVAGRRAGLTTTEHTASETASAKIRRVLPKHIARRLDTLLEALAFTDQLGEFDTPDAGVLLTIADAVRHRRPVSIRYTDRDGRRSERTLHAYGIVAHAGRWYVTGKDTQIGEDRTFRLDRIADARTLPGSFEAPVGPGPAQRVLSAFATAEYRHEVTLRIHGTVEQIRAHLPASVASLEEHEPAAGQDRATERWLRVELRAERLDWLPAVLASLGRPFVIERPDELRDLVTALADRLASYARQA, encoded by the coding sequence ATGCCCCGACCCACTGCCCGCGTGCTGACACTCCTGGAGCTGCTGCAGTCGGGCGGCACCCGGACGGTGGCCGAACTAGCCGACCGGCTCGGCGTCGAAGGGCGCACCGTGCGGCGGTATGTGGACCAGCTGATCGACCTGGATGTGCCCGTGGAATCGGTGCGCGGCCGCTACGGCGGGTACCGGCTCGCTCCCGGGTACCGCTTGCCTCCGCTCATGCTCAGCGACGACGAGGCGCTCGCCGTACTGCTCGGCCTGGTCGCCGGCCGCCGAGCAGGGCTGACGACGACGGAGCACACGGCAAGCGAGACGGCATCGGCGAAGATCCGGCGGGTGCTGCCCAAGCACATCGCCCGTCGGCTCGACACACTTCTGGAGGCTCTCGCCTTCACGGATCAGCTCGGCGAGTTCGACACCCCCGACGCTGGGGTCCTGCTCACCATCGCCGATGCGGTGCGCCACCGCCGACCGGTCTCGATCCGCTACACCGACCGCGACGGACGGCGCAGCGAACGCACGCTGCACGCGTACGGGATCGTCGCCCATGCGGGCCGGTGGTACGTCACGGGCAAGGACACCCAGATCGGCGAGGACCGAACCTTCCGGCTCGATCGCATCGCAGACGCGCGGACCCTGCCCGGCTCATTCGAAGCGCCCGTGGGTCCCGGTCCGGCACAGCGCGTGTTGTCAGCGTTCGCCACGGCCGAGTACCGGCATGAGGTGACCTTGCGGATCCACGGGACAGTTGAGCAGATCCGCGCCCACCTTCCCGCCAGCGTCGCGAGCCTGGAGGAGCACGAGCCCGCGGCAGGCCAGGACCGGGCGACCGAGCGCTGGCTGCGCGTCGAGCTGCGGGCGGAGCGGCTCGACTGGTTGCCTGCAGTACTCGCCTCACTCGGCCGGCCGTTCGTCATCGAGCGCCCCGATGAACTGCGCGACCTCGTCACCGCGCTCGCCGATCGCCTTGCGTCCTACGCCCGCCAAGCCTGA
- a CDS encoding MFS transporter: protein MTQQTVGRAGSQARDPWRYRWIVLGIATFTQAASGFFVGGIGALGVHLQSALDLSTAQLGLLVSAAQLVPLAGLLVAGELLDRYSERWVVGTGAGAVGLALGAGSLAPGYTVLLVALLVVGMGYSTVQPGGSKSVASWFDASQRGFAMGIRQAGLPLGAALASAVLPLVAADFGWRATLLTGGFVALLGAGLFMGCYRRPPTPPTPQDKEPSDPLAAQLRARLRMLREPSTVKIMLSGTSLISVQYGVGILTVLHLHQASSVGAGKAALVLVASQGAGVAGRICLAAWSDRSRSGRYAIVLVCMIAVIAGLAVLMTPAGRAPVVASGIFVWLGFFGFGWYGPWVAYVTEAAPPGKTGFALGLAMSVNQIAIVNVPPALGLLVDLTSSFTPAWALLSLLTVVALAVTAEAELRTR from the coding sequence ATGACACAACAAACCGTCGGACGCGCCGGATCCCAGGCCCGCGACCCGTGGCGCTATCGATGGATCGTGCTGGGCATTGCCACCTTCACCCAGGCCGCATCCGGCTTCTTCGTAGGCGGCATCGGGGCGCTCGGCGTCCACCTCCAGAGCGCCTTGGACCTGAGCACGGCGCAGCTGGGTCTGCTGGTCTCGGCGGCCCAGCTCGTGCCGTTGGCCGGGCTGCTGGTGGCCGGCGAGCTACTGGACCGCTACAGCGAGCGCTGGGTGGTCGGGACCGGGGCCGGCGCGGTCGGGTTGGCTCTGGGCGCGGGGAGTCTGGCGCCGGGATATACGGTCCTGCTGGTCGCGCTGTTGGTGGTCGGCATGGGATACAGCACCGTCCAGCCGGGTGGGAGCAAGTCGGTGGCCTCTTGGTTCGACGCGTCACAGCGCGGCTTCGCTATGGGTATCCGGCAGGCCGGGCTGCCGCTGGGGGCGGCGCTCGCCTCGGCCGTACTCCCGCTCGTCGCTGCGGACTTCGGCTGGCGGGCGACATTGCTAACCGGCGGCTTCGTCGCGCTGCTGGGAGCCGGCCTCTTCATGGGCTGCTACCGTCGGCCACCCACACCGCCCACCCCGCAGGACAAGGAACCGTCGGACCCGCTCGCGGCGCAGCTTCGCGCCCGGCTACGAATGCTCCGCGAACCGTCCACAGTGAAGATCATGCTGTCGGGAACCAGCCTGATCTCGGTGCAATACGGCGTGGGCATCCTGACCGTGCTACACCTCCACCAAGCGTCATCGGTCGGCGCCGGGAAGGCGGCCCTGGTCCTGGTGGCCTCCCAGGGTGCGGGCGTCGCGGGCCGGATCTGCCTGGCGGCATGGAGCGACCGGAGCAGGTCAGGGCGCTATGCCATCGTGCTGGTCTGCATGATCGCCGTGATCGCCGGGCTGGCCGTGCTGATGACACCGGCCGGGAGGGCACCGGTCGTCGCTTCCGGCATCTTCGTCTGGCTCGGCTTCTTCGGCTTCGGCTGGTACGGCCCGTGGGTCGCCTACGTCACCGAAGCGGCCCCACCGGGCAAGACCGGCTTCGCCCTGGGTCTGGCCATGTCCGTCAACCAGATCGCCATCGTCAACGTTCCGCCTGCACTCGGCCTGCTGGTCGACCTCACCAGCAGCTTCACCCCGGCCTGGGCACTGCTGTCCCTGCTGACCGTCGTCGCCCTGGCGGTCACGGCCGAGGCAGAACTCCGCACCCGCTGA
- a CDS encoding DUF3050 domain-containing protein: MSRYDWDMRHEGIDKARSVIESARKEVTAHPIYQRIDSRENMATFMTHHVFAVWDFMSLLKSLQRELTCVDVPWVPRGSEVSRRLINDIVLVEESDELNGGFTSHFELYRAGMTEAGADTTRIDAFLVLLAEGHGVPAALRGAQVPAPASEFVSTTFGIIEKGPLHCRAAAFAFSREDLIPDMFDQVIKKEGTEHFPLFCDYLARHIEVDGEEHTPMALQMVADLCGTDDRRWEEAVETATQALEARSLLWDGILGAMG, encoded by the coding sequence ATGTCCAGGTACGACTGGGATATGCGGCATGAGGGAATCGACAAGGCTCGTTCGGTGATCGAGTCCGCGCGGAAAGAAGTGACCGCACACCCGATTTACCAGCGCATCGACAGCCGCGAGAACATGGCAACATTCATGACTCACCACGTCTTCGCTGTATGGGACTTCATGTCCTTGCTGAAGTCCCTGCAACGCGAACTGACCTGTGTCGACGTCCCCTGGGTACCGCGCGGCTCGGAGGTCAGCCGGCGGCTCATCAACGACATCGTGCTGGTCGAGGAGAGTGACGAGCTGAACGGCGGCTTCACCAGCCACTTCGAGCTCTACCGCGCCGGCATGACCGAGGCCGGCGCCGACACGACCCGGATCGACGCGTTCCTCGTGCTGCTGGCCGAGGGCCACGGCGTGCCGGCAGCATTGCGCGGCGCCCAAGTCCCCGCCCCGGCCTCCGAGTTCGTCAGCACCACCTTCGGCATCATTGAGAAGGGTCCGCTGCACTGCCGCGCCGCCGCCTTCGCGTTCTCCCGCGAGGACCTGATCCCGGACATGTTCGACCAGGTGATCAAGAAGGAAGGCACGGAGCACTTCCCGCTGTTCTGCGACTACCTCGCCCGCCACATCGAGGTCGACGGTGAGGAGCACACCCCCATGGCCTTGCAGATGGTCGCAGACCTGTGCGGCACGGACGACAGGCGCTGGGAGGAAGCGGTGGAGACGGCGACCCAGGCACTGGAGGCGCGGTCGCTGTTGTGGGACGGCATTCTGGGGGCTATGGGGTAA
- a CDS encoding caspase family protein yields the protein MRWCGAVRQAAAEAGDTLIVYFAGHGLVDAQDQLVLALPHTEFGRVETGLPYDWVRQVLLHSRAERHVVILDCCYSGLALGRMSAGAGLADQAAVEGSFLLAAAAETRTALAPVGETNTAFTGALLEALRRGIPGGPALVDLGVLYRHLRLTMEARGHPVPQARDRNGGAQVALGRNHADLPTAPVAAAAAGADAGSVSGRIRARSVP from the coding sequence ATGCGGTGGTGTGGCGCGGTGCGGCAGGCGGCCGCCGAGGCCGGCGACACACTGATCGTCTACTTTGCCGGGCACGGACTGGTCGATGCCCAGGATCAGCTCGTTCTGGCTCTGCCGCATACCGAGTTCGGCCGTGTCGAGACCGGTCTGCCCTATGACTGGGTGCGCCAGGTGCTGCTGCACTCCCGGGCCGAGCGGCATGTGGTGATTTTGGACTGCTGTTACAGCGGCCTGGCTTTGGGGAGGATGAGCGCGGGGGCGGGGCTTGCCGACCAGGCGGCGGTGGAGGGCAGTTTCCTGCTGGCAGCCGCCGCCGAGACCCGTACTGCTTTGGCGCCGGTGGGGGAGACCAACACGGCTTTCACCGGTGCGCTGCTGGAGGCTCTGCGGCGGGGCATACCCGGTGGTCCCGCGCTGGTTGACCTCGGGGTGCTGTACCGGCATCTGCGCCTGACGATGGAGGCGCGCGGGCATCCTGTTCCGCAGGCGCGGGACCGCAACGGCGGTGCCCAGGTCGCGCTGGGGCGTAACCACGCGGATCTGCCTACGGCGCCCGTTGCTGCCGCGGCGGCGGGTGCGGATGCGGGGAGTGTCTCTGGCCGGATCCGCGCGCGATCCGTACCGTGA